ACGAGGCGCGGCGGCTCAGCGAGGGGGCGAGGGCGGTGGCGCGCGAGCGCTTCTCTATCGGGCGCTTTGCCCGCGACTGGGACGTGGCGCTGCGGGAAGTGGCCGGACGCGGCGCACTGGTAGGAGGAGTCAAGTGAAGAGAATCGCGCTTATCAGCGAACATGCCTCGCCGCTCGCCTCGCTGGGCGGCACCGATGCGGGCGGACAGAACGTCTATGTGGCGCAGGTGGCCCGGCATCTGGCGGAGCTGGGGCACACGGTGGACGTCTTTACCCGCCGCGACGCCGCGCACCTGCCCCAAGTGATGAACTGGGTGCCGGGCGTACGCGTGATTCACGTGCCCGCCGGACCTGCCCGGGTGCTGCCGAAAGAAGACCTGTTGCCCTTGATGGGGGACTTTACCCGTTTCATGGCCTCGTTTATGGCGCGCGAGGGACAGTATGACCTCCTGCACGCCAACTTCTGGATGTCGGGGCTGGTGGCGGCGGACCTCAAGCGGCAGCTTGGGGTGCCCTTCGTCATCACCTTCCACGCGCTCGGTAAGGTGCGGCGGCTGCACCAGGGGGAGGCGGACGGCTTTCCCGACGACCGCTTCGCCATCGAGGAGCGGCTGGTGCGCGAGGCGGACCGAATTGTCGCAGAATGTCCCCAGGACGAGGCGGACCTGCGCGACCTGTATGACGCTGACCCGGCCCGCATCGTGACCGTGCCCTGCGGCTTCGATCCCGCGGAGTTCACGCCGCGGGGCCGCCGGGAAGCCCGCATTCGGCTGGGCCTGGACCCCGACGAGACGGTGGTGCTGCAACTCGGGCGCATGGTCCGGCGCAAGGGCGTGGACGACGCGATTCGTGGCTTTGCCCGCGCCACGCGCCAACTTGGCATTCCCGCCCGCCTCCTCGTCGTGGGCGGCAACAGCCCGGACCCCGATCCGGCGCTGACGCCCGAACTGGGCCGTTTAAGGGAAGTGGCGCGCGAGGAAGGCGTGGAAGACCGGGTGACCTTCACGGGCAGCCGTGAACGTGCTCACCTGCGCGACTACTACAGCGCTGCCGACGTGTTTATCAGCACGCCGTGGTACGAGCCCTTCGGCATCACCCCCCTCGAAGCGATGGCGTGCGGCACCCCTGTGCTCGGCGCGCAGGTGGGCGGCATCCAGTACACGGTGGTGGACGGCGTGACGGGCGCACTCGTGCCCCCCCGCAACCCAGACGCGCTGGGCGAGCGCCTGGGCGAACTCCTGGCGGACCCGGCGCGGCGCGAGCGG
This is a stretch of genomic DNA from Deinococcus hopiensis KR-140. It encodes these proteins:
- a CDS encoding glycosyltransferase, which translates into the protein MKRIALISEHASPLASLGGTDAGGQNVYVAQVARHLAELGHTVDVFTRRDAAHLPQVMNWVPGVRVIHVPAGPARVLPKEDLLPLMGDFTRFMASFMAREGQYDLLHANFWMSGLVAADLKRQLGVPFVITFHALGKVRRLHQGEADGFPDDRFAIEERLVREADRIVAECPQDEADLRDLYDADPARIVTVPCGFDPAEFTPRGRREARIRLGLDPDETVVLQLGRMVRRKGVDDAIRGFARATRQLGIPARLLVVGGNSPDPDPALTPELGRLREVAREEGVEDRVTFTGSRERAHLRDYYSAADVFISTPWYEPFGITPLEAMACGTPVLGAQVGGIQYTVVDGVTGALVPPRNPDALGERLGELLADPARRERMGQAALERVRTHFTWEGVARQLAEVYREVGEEVERVIPALALHSGHRAAPDAAVERAFGNLIATLTRARSELQPQIVAAAGAIVACFERGGKVLVCGNGGSAADAQHFAAELVGRFLIPGRRGLPVISLTADSAMLTAWSNDIGFGDVFARQVEAFGQPGDLLLTISTSGRSPNIVAAMEAARARGVTTLALLGGSGGDALVLADLPLLVPSTDTPRIQEVHILALHLICELVEEQISAGVPAHLPTALPASVRLTPPGSTPLISAPTSSAQGVNV